The stretch of DNA GCTACAATCATAATTCTTTTTAGCAACAGCAACAAGTATTAATTGGAGTTGATGAGCAAAACAATGAACAAAGTACGCACTTGGAGATTCATTCAAAATTAAAGTTTTGAGCCCATTAGTTGAACCTTGCATATTACTAGCACCATCATAACCTTGACCCCGAACTTTTGAAAAAGTTAGAGAATATTTCTTAAGTAACTGATAAATAGCTTCTTTCAATGTTAAGGACGTAGTGTCACCTACGTGCACAATACCAAAAAACCTCTCTTTCACCTGTCCTTTTTTATCAACGAATCTTAAACAAAGAGCCATTTGTTCTTTATCAGCTATATCAGCCGACTCATCAGCAAGAATACCAAAAAAATCACCATCAAGTTCTTTCACAATCTTCATAGTTGTCTCCATTGCACAAGCATTAACaatttgtttttgaatttttgaagatgCCAATATGCAATTTTTAGGAGCATTTTCTAAGACAACTTTTGCTATATTTTGATCATGTTGTGCAAGAAGTTTCAAAAGCTCAATAAAATTTCCCCTATTCAATGAAGTCTCTTTTTCATCATGACCACGAAATGACAATCCTTGTAGTAAAAGAAACCTTGTAGTTTTAATAGAAGCTTCTAAACGAGTAAGGTATGCACTTTTAGTTGCGGTAGAATGATTTTCAAATCTTGATACTATGGAATATTTTTGCTTCTTGAAATTATCAAGATCTCTCATAGCATTATTGTGGGTGCTCTTGTGATTACCAACATGGTTATTAAAGGCATCAGTTCTACTCCAAGTTTTAAACCCATTACTAACAAAGGCATCACCTCCTACTGCATTATCCTTTTTGAAaagataacaaacaaaacaaaaggcaGCATCTTTCGCTTGACTATATTCGAGCCAAGACTCAAAGTTTTTAAACCACTCAGCCTTAAACTTCCGTTCTGACTTGCTCATAAGTTTTTGAGGAAAATCATAATCTTTAGGTTGACAAGGACCTCTACGAATATATTCCCtttggactatttccttatcATTAGGATGATAATCTGATATTCTTTTCCTCAATCCCGGATCATGTGGAAGAGACGCAATCTCAGTTTCACTTAATCTTAATACAATAGAAGGTTGTGATGTCGGGTTTGAATTACCTCTCTCGTGAGTTTCACCATCTTCAGAATCAACATTAAGTGGCAAAGAACTCGGCCCACCTGATTGAGTTGATTCTTCGTTTAATTTGGAAACCTTTTTCGGGAAAAAACTTGTAATTACTCCATTTCTTGTTCTTTTTGATTTAGAATCTACAGTCATATGCAAAATAATGTGCAATTAGTCGACTGAAACTCTGAATGTTCAACTATGAAAAACAAACAAATTCACCAAAGCACTTAAGTACATTAGCTTTGTCGCAAGATTCTAAAACAAGTGCACAAGTAATTGAATTAATTAAGCAATATTATACAAATCTACTTGACTACTTGTCTACTTCCACTAGGCAAGATTCGTTGATTGCCACCATGCTCTTTGAAGACAATCAATTAATCAAACAACTCATCTTCCAAGTAACAGGCTGCCTTAATTCGGAATCTGGCCAAATATTCTTTTCAAAAGTTGTTTGATTGTCTCCAAACTCCCAAAGATTTGGTAAAATTTCGATAACCAAGTTTATACCCAAATCACAACAATTGCAATTTGTCACTAAAATTTTCAGCAATTAATCGATTACTTAAATTGCAAAATTTAACCATCATTTTAATTAACCCATTACAACATGTCTACATTGTGTCACTGTAAATCAACAATCAAACTCTTCATTCTTCACTCAGTACAATTGTACAAATGAAATCGAATTGCTAAAGACGGCGAATAAGAGGTACAAATTGAAATTACCTGTCGGATTTGTGGTGGTGGGGCGATGCGGCTGTGGCTCGATTGTCGACGGCGAGTTAGGCGTCTGATGAAGCGGTGCTCCAGTGACGCTCGGAGTCGGAACATCCGCCATACTGATTTGTATGTGAAGAGTTTGAAATTAATAATTTTGAGAGTATGATTGAAAAGATATGAATGTTTTACAGCAATTAAAAGTGAGATTGCAATTATATTCTTCATTTGATAATTAAATTTCAAAAAGGAAGTTGTAGAGATTAGATTTTGATACATGTGAGAAATCAACGCAGTAAATGTATTCATCAACCAGATTTTTAGGAATATGGGTAGATAATTTAGGAATTGTTTGACTACTTTGGGAAGTAGAATAGAAAAAGATACGGAGAAATTTAGGAATATGGTGTAGCATTTAATTATttcttaatgttttttttttttttggtgtagcaTTTGCTACAGGTCAGCTTAGTGTGGGTCCGCCCCTGCTATCAACCGACAATTACATACCCCATCTATTTTTTTCCCTTTTTACCCCTGCTTTTATcctcttttcttaaaaaccccATTTTTTACCATGTTATTATTGGTTAGGTATGGAGGAATATTAACTTTGCCTCATCCACTAGTTGGCATAATAAAGAATATTAAGTGTATTTCCAAATGATCTATCTGTGAGTCTGTCAGTCTGTCACCAACACTTTCCACATGATAAAGGACAATTTCTTATTCATAATCCTGGCCGTGACTATGTGTATTAACGGATCACGTTTTGGGCCACTATAATCACTGCAATTTAACGGTAAGGAGAGTTGCGTTTGAAATCGCTACATTATGAACCCGATCTGTTTTAGACGGATAATACCATTTTGACTATTACGTCTAGTTTATGGTGGTGTTTGGCCTAGCTTTAAAAGTGCTTTTGCAATTGAAAAAGTATAAACTAGGCCAAACATTATAAATTAGGGAGGATTAAAAGTGTTTTTAAAAAGCCAAAAGTTGATAACTAACCCctaaaagtagaagtagaaaattgttacttctacttctactttttacTCTTAGTGCCTAAAAAGCCCAAAaaagtagttaggccaaacataattatttattaaaaaaacgTTTTTACAAAAGTTTGGCCAAACAACCAAAATTTTTCTGAAAAGTAACTTGCAAATAAACtcattttaaaaagaaaaaactaTTTTACATAATCAAGGCCAAACAACACCTAAAATAATGCTTGTAAAAATATAAGTGTCAAGGTGAAATTAAATGAAATGGAAGGTTTTCAGATGGTTTCATGTCATTTTGAGTAATTTTAGGGGGAAATAAGGTAAAAAGCAGGCAACTTTGAGGTATTTAcaactctctttttttttcaaattgattgaCATGACTTTAAAGAAAAATTTGGGAGAATTGTACTAGAATTAATGGAATGACTCGATATATAAGAGGACATATACAAATTTCTATAATGAATCACAAATAAGTTAAAATATTTTTAGTAAATtatcaaagaaaagaaaaaaaaaacgaaattaaAAAACGTCTTTTTCTTTTTAAATATGAATAAGGCTCTGTTCacatcagatcctataagttcagttcagatcttataagttcagttcagatcctataagttcagttcagttcagatcatataagtgcagttcagttcagatcctataagttcatttcagatcctataagttcagtttatttcagatcctataagttcagatcctataaattcagtttagaaaGTTATATGcaaagtattatttttaaaaactgacgcaaaaacatttgacattattaattattcgatacatatatacattgttatttttaaaacaaaattatcactcttCTCATTATTTGTTATCGTAATGTAACCGTAGTATAATTTATGAACAAACAATtgtatataaagcggaaaaatgttattttcttaccttgtgttttagactatattttcttatcaTTGTTTCTCTTGGCTGCCCACTAAATTATCCGTcaaaaaagtcgtgtttgacaaaaaaaaaaaattattaaaggttgtgtttgacaaacctTTTTTTGAAAGATGgtgtttgaaaatatttttttttaaaggttgtgtttggcAGAAaaaccataataataataatagtaataataataataataataataataataataataataataataataataataataataataataataataataataataataataataataataataataataataataataataataataataataataataataataataataatagtgaggAGAGGGGAGAGGGAACGTGCGATTGTACTGCCATCGCCTTTTTCTGCCGTTACCCAGGTCTGCCACCACTGTCATCCCTTCAACGCCACTGCTCATCACCGGCCTTATTGTCGTCGGTCGTGGTTTAGTGTTGGATAGGGTTTCTGCATTTCGCTGGTGATTGCGAGTGGTTTTCTGTTAGGGCATCGGTTTTTACGGACTTACAGCCACCGTTGACGGCCGACCTCCACCCACGTCGACTTTTATACTTCGCGTCGCTAGTCAGGGGTGATTGTTGTTGGCTGTTTGTGCGGCGGTGCTGATGTTGAGGGGATTCCGTGTTGCGGCTGTTATCGAGGGTCACTATCGACTCCCTGCGGTCGGTGTACACCTACACCACCACCCTTTGGCATTTAGACCTCAAGTCGCCCGTCAAGGTTGTGGTGGCTGACGGCCCAACCCGCTGTTTCCCTCCGGTGAGTTCTCTGCCAGTTtcgtttttcttatttctttcacgttttagggttttattttctattGCTTTTCTTCAACGTGGTTGCTGCTGGTTTTGGCCTTGGTGTTTGCTCGTACTGTTACCGTCCACTGTCTGCTGTCGCTGcctggttgtggttgtggtttaTGGTGGGTATTGCGGTGTGCTAGTGTCGTGTGGATAGGGTCGCTTGTGTTGATTGTTGACCATCACCGGAGTGGGTGGTGTGTTGGTGGTTAACTTGACCAGGAGTGGGTCTTGCCTCTTTTTGCTCGAGCGGTTGCCTGTGTGATGGTTTTCGTGCGGGTGTTTGTTTTGGTGGCTATATTGGTTTTTGTGCAGGTTGGGTGTGGGGTTTCTTCttccttcatgcccgagcttgtgcgTTACCATTATCCTTTTTCGAATCTGCATGCTTGTCGGGATGGGtttggtaagggccttactaaggctGCTTGGCAGAAGCATTTTCAGAACCGGCATTGTAATGGTGGTGCGTTGGGACTTACGCGTCAAACTCTTTTTGATAgttttgactgtttattccaatgccgagagtactttgagacggatggggctctggctGTGTGGGGTGTGCTTTAAAACCAGTAACTTTCGCGCTAGATGTcagcatagtcggggtgatattttGGCGCCTCCTGAGTGTGTTGACGGCCTCCATAGTTTTGTCATTCAGGGTATACCTCGACCTCCGGCTTTGTCTCCATCGGTTATTTCGTCTGATGCTGGGGTTGAGCTTCTTCCGTGGCCCATATCTTCGCTTGATCGTTTGTTATCTttgggccttcgcaccgtgaaatctatacCTCCTAAGTGTCggcttgggtttgctcgggctttgaggGGGGCTTTGGATGACGTGGCTAGTTCTCCTGGTGACCTCTCCTGCTTGATTCGTTTGCTTGTGTTGCCTCTTTGTCTGCTTAGGACCTTCTCTCCTaggagtaatcttgagtgtaggactgctattcggcgccggcgtcaggaggagagtattactAGGGCTATCCTCGCTTGGGGGGGTGCCTGTGAGTTGTTTGTAGCTGTTACGGGAGTGTTTGGATGAGGGTCATTCTTCGTTCCGTGTGGAGGAGGATcttgatttgagtgagcttaacctccgtcaATGTCGACGGAAGATTTGTGACGGTCACTATACTGCAgctgttcgggtgctttcttcctctggggttgccccttactccgatgccactcttg from Silene latifolia isolate original U9 population chromosome 10, ASM4854445v1, whole genome shotgun sequence encodes:
- the LOC141607780 gene encoding uncharacterized protein LOC141607780, which codes for MADVPTPSVTGAPLHQTPNSPSTIEPQPHRPTTTNPTDSKSKRTRNGVITSFFPKKVSKLNEESTQSGGPSSLPLNVDSEDGETHERGNSNPTSQPSIVLRLSETEIASLPHDPGLRKRISDYHPNDKEIVQREYIRRGPCQPKDYDFPQKLMSKSERKFKAEWFKNFESWLEYSQAKDAAFCFVCYLFKKDNAVGGDAFVSNGFKTWSRTDAFNNHVGNHKSTHNNAMRDLDNFKKQKYSIVSRFENHSTATKSAYLTRLEASIKTTRFLLLQGLSFRGHDEKETSLNRGNFIELLKLLAQHDQNIAKVVLENAPKNCILASSKIQKQIVNACAMETTMKIVKELDGDFFGILADESADIADKEQMALCLRFVDKKGQVKERFFGIVHVGDTTSLTLKEAIYQLLKKYSLTFSKVRGQGYDGASNMQGSTNGLKTLILNESPSAYFVHCFAHQLQLILVAVAKKNYDCSWLFETLANLLNLVGSSPKRKEILKERQAEHVLKEIEIGEIESGSGLNQELGLSRPGDTRWHSHFKTILRVLTMYSSILDAIDTIGEISSGAYNLVKARVHFLCFEDV